Below is a genomic region from Rhododendron vialii isolate Sample 1 chromosome 5a, ASM3025357v1.
CGAATTAAATGCAAGGCATACGgaacatgccacgtggagtcactgccccgaaatggtataatgacaatgGCGCCAAAAAGCATCAATGAGTATTAATACTATGACTGCCCGGGATCAGAGGAAATTCGGTCTAACGTTTGTCTCTGAGCTTCACccattgcccccgaacagtggcaaataagtaaagctggggagcaattgtagggaggtttTCCCGAACAGATAAAATAATAACCAAGAATGTGATACGAGAGATCACGGGTTAAACATgataaaacaaattaaaccaccatgagcggtgatcAGCGATATGGACGAATGACTGTTCGGCAGAAAGAGACATACCGTtatattggtccaaatagttaaacaaggactaagttacatgtgaagtagctggtccagccagtctgttcggctacgagatagccgaacaaggaaagagctccaatcaaagagtgagagcagagggaatactctagaagattccagaatagtcatgtcccgtaaggaATTAGATCCCGAGgaaataggatctagaatagatacccaatgaaagtgggatgttcggccagctaaGGAAATGAGTCCTAAagaggactaaggtaatgaactgataagggaacgagaatccaagatattcaGGTTttctatacgaggtaggaaacctattGCAACAgagatgcttgggcagcaagcataagcaaatctataaatataaggtaaacctagaggcaaaaggtatgCAGTTTATTACGATCTAATCtcgttcctactgataattaagATTTCTCTaagtatgtgatactaacttaggcatcggagggcctttgcaacgagaggcaaaggtgcgctcaccccttgtctgttttgcagattagggttccgacgacgaattagggttccggtggaaaggcacgaataagccgttgcaatccaaggtgatccgaagcatcaattgttttcatccccctacaagtTCTTATTGTTGCTCGGCAGTTCATAGTATCGTTCGGCAGCTCTTTGTATCACTCAAAGGTTCTTTATGTTGCTCGGAGTACTTCACCAACTTGACATATATCTTTATCGTTCGGTAAAATATACGGTCGCTCGCTATTGCTCAGAATGTACTGCTATTGCTTAGTATGTGGACGCGGTAAGTTGTGATCTTCTAGTAGTTTCTAGAAGCTTCCCTTCCACTTTTTACATAGCTTACTCCCTAAGTTTCCTTACTTGCCATTTATAGGAACTTTCTATTAATAGCCTTTACTTAGTCATTAAGTTTCACTCACTTTTTCTCTATATAAGCATTTGCTCTTTCCCTCGACACACACAACACCCCTCTCCTAGATAAATGGCTTATATTCTCTgctttatgtttctttttatcttcCCCGGGTACTAACTAGCTCGTCGGAGGCTCTACCCGGAGGAACCCCCTCCGTTTTGCAGGTATGATGTACTGTTCTGACGATGGGGTTCAAAAAAGAGCTATGCTACGGGTCAAATCATTGGAGAACATCGAGGTTAGATTTTCAtgcccccacaattggcgactctgctggggaaggAAACATGGCATATGTTGGTGGGCTCATCCTGATTTGACTTTGTGCGTCTCAATTTCTGATTGTATGGCGGTGGTACTCTCTTCAATTTCTGCTTTTGGGTCCTCATCTAGGATCCTCTGTCTTTCTCTTCCTTGGAACAGTTTTTCtatcctttttattttaaatagcAACTTAAAGTGCTGGACTCACTTATACGTTTACTCTTTAAATTGCAATTTATATTCTACAACTACATTCTGCCCAATTGTTCAGATATATgctcaaattatttttcatttgctaCCCTAAGTTTATTGTGGCTTCTAATCATTCAATTACCGAGCTACTACCCGTTCACGATACTGCTAGGAGTATGTGCAATGACTTTTTCAGCTTGTTTATGTTCCGATATGTGGCTTGGCGACTTCCCTTGGTCTCTAGGGGCTGGACTCTCAGTTATCTCTTTGTGGAGCAGATCATTCTTCGCCAACCTCTCTCCTTACAGTCTGGGGTCTTCGTTGTTCGGAGAGCCCTTCGTACAGTTCTGAGGTCACTAAATGTCTCGTTCGGACATCTTAAACACTTTCAGACTTGAAGAATGGCAAGCTCTTTCCATGCAACTCCGTCATTCGGTGAGGCATTCACTCTCGATGGCGGACGATTCTGCCTTTCCATGCAACTCCGTCGTTCGGTGAGGCATTCATTCTCGACGGTGGACGCTTCTGCCTTTCCATGCAACTCTGTCATTCGGTGAGACATTCACTCCCGGCGGCGGACGCTTCTACCAATCTATGCAACTTCTTCATTCGGTGAGGCATTCACTCCCGGCGGCAGACTCTCCCACCGAGCATTGGGGCTCACTCCTAGTCTCACATCTAGATGGTCTCAGTTTCCACCACTGACTCTTCCAGTCCAAAGTAGAGATTCACAAGTTGAAGATGGCCCAAATCCACCGAGCAATGAAGACTGATCAACACTCCAACCTCAACCTGTCCCTCCTGGTTGGAGGCCTTCCTCGTTTGGTTGGGCCTCTTCCACGGGTCTGAGGTGAAAAGCCACAAGATCAACCGAAGATTGAAGATTCAGTACTCCATCCTCAGCCCGTCCCTCCTAATTGAAGGGCTTCCTACGTTCGGTTGAGACTTCCTTGAAGGTCGGAGGTCTCCCTCTTTCGGTGAGCCTTCCCTGCGGGTCTGAGGTgatgtagagacccgaaaaatctttaattattgaaaattgagaGCGTGACAGGTGAAGAGTCGTGCAGCCGCACCAAGGTCTACGAAGAATCCTTACGTTCGGACTAAGCCCTCCCTCTAGGTCGCAGGTCTCCTACGTTCGTTTGAACCTTCCCTGCGGGTCGAAGTGTTCTCACGACTGGACTAAACCCTCCCTACGGGTTGTAGGCCTCCAACGTTCGGGCGACGAAGAAGACGAAGACAGCGTGGATTTGTTACAATCTTGGATACTCTTTCTGTCACTATCTTGGTTGCTCGGCGCATAACCCGATGCTTACCTTCGACATTTTTGCCCGAGTGTTCACTCCCAGGAATACCAAGCGGCGTGTATTCCTGGCACAGCTACCAGGAATACCGAGCGGCGTGTATTCTTGGCACAGTTCTGGGGGATTCCGAGTGGCGTGTATCCTCAGACTGTTCGCTCTCGGTTCGTTTCATACTCATCATTTCATACTTGTCATTTCATTTGCATCATCTCATAAACATTCAGGTTTCAAGAGCGTTCGAAATTTCATATTATTATTGCATTCAGATTTCATTACCTTTGGACAATCCAGCCGAATCTAGCCATGGGGCTTTCTCTCACTCCGACTGAATCTGGCCATGGAACTCTCTTTCATTCCAGTCAAATCTGGCCAAGGACAGGACTTCTATTAGCATTCTGGGGCTCGGCAACATCACCCCGGCTTGGGTTATTATGCTAAATCTATTTGAAGCGCAATTATGGTCTATTTGTATCTTGCAAGGAATTCTCTTTGGTCATTTGGCCACACCTGGGTTCAACTCCTCCTTCATCTAAGCGATAAAGAAGAAGTTGAAgggctattgtagtgggccgaaatttCCCTCAATTCATAAGGTCCAAATGGCGTATCGTCATATCCCGGAAGGACCACAAGGTGTTatctttgttcttatttttgggACTTTTATTTATTGTCTTGCCAAAACGACATCATTATAGCCGAACGATTTCAACAAGTAAAGTGTTATCCCACAAgtattgccgaacatttgtcTTAAGTATGCTCGGGAGCTCTCTGTATCACTCGGCAGTTCTTATTATCGCTCGACAGTTCTTAGTATCGTTCGGCAGCTCTTTGTATCGCTCAAAGGTTCTTTATGTTGCTCGGAGTACTTCACAAACTCGACAGACATCTTTATCGTTCGGTAAAATATACGGTCGCTATTGCTCGGTATGTGGATGCAGTAAGTTGTAATCTTCTAAAAGTTTCTAGAAGCTTCCTTTCCACTTTTTACATAGTTTACTCCCCAAGTTTCCTTACTTGCCATTTATAGTAACTTTCTATTAATAGCCTTTACTTAGTCATTAAGTTTCACTCACTTTTTCTTTATATAAGCATTTGCTCTCTCCCTCGACACACACAACACCCCTCTCCTAGATAAATGGCTTATATTCTTTgctttatgtttctttttatcttcCCCGGGTACTAACTAGCTTGTCGGAGGCTCTACCCGGAGGAACCCTCCTCTGATTTGCAGGTATGATGTACTGTTCTGATGATGGGGTTCAAAAAGGAGCTATGCTACAGGTCAAATCATCGGAGAACATTGAGGTCAGATTTTCACGCCCCCGCAGAGCCAAATGTCTTTGCGCCTATACGAAAAATATTCATATCCTAATTCCACAATAACACATATACTATGTCCTTCTCGCTGAACTTCGTAGCTTGTAATCGTTATATTTATCAATGCATTTCTCTCgcatttaaaaaatatatattaataatTTAATACCGACATATATAACCATTAATCAAACATGTTCATAACATCTCACCCATTAACTCATAAGCACCTCACtcatttcttctttgttttctctcatCAAATCCCACCCAATTGACTTTGTCTTCTAACAAACTACCACAACCAGTCTTTAATCTTTCCTACAAATGGTAATCATCTTAATAAAAGGGCCGATCACTTTGCTTGCCAAAAATGCCAGAACCATATGTTGCTGAAATGAGATCCACAAGGAGGGGAAATTGAAGTGACACAAAGGACGTGATTGGTAAACTGGCTAGTACGGCCACTGGAATAAGTATCCACAACTTATCTTGCCCAAACGAAAGATAGAGTGTGGCACTAAAGGCCACCATCATGGTTGTTATGGATAGGAACAAGGTTGATAGGCCAATTATCAATCTCTTGGGAAGAACATAGAGAAAATCAGATTCAGCACAACGAGAAGTAAGGATGGACAAGAACATCAACAGAGAAGTGGTGGACGTGAAGAGAGAGATTGCATCAGAAATAGCAAAGGCAATGAATGCTGTCTTTTTGGAGAAAATGGGAAGCCCGGTGTTGTCGTTACCACCAGGAACAGTGATTGCGGCTGCGAATACCACGGTGACGATGAGTGCTGCCACAATTGTGCACGAGTTTGCAGTGTCTTTCATCCATTTCTGTCCTTCCTCTACTAATTTCTCATGCGCAGTAGTGAAGACCATTGCGGGTGTTTCTCCAGAATTGTTTTCCCACTCCTTATACATGGGCAGTACTTGTTTCTCCACTTCCTACATGATAGCATAAAAAGTATAAACATATAAAGTAATATATACAAACATATGTGAATGACTAATATCCATCAAGAGTATATacacataaaaaaaacttatcacaCAACCCATTTGGGTATCACCAGGACTTGAGTATatacatactccctccatcccaaaaagcCGCCCCCTCTTTCTATTTTCAGATCGATGTCCTAAAATAAAAGTCCATTTTCTACAAATGACCAATAGATTTTAAGAAGattcttgttttttcatttctctttctcttccatttcTTAAAACCAATTGTATTGTTTACTGTAAAGAAGGGGCAATATAAAAAAGTCAAGTATAAAGTAATAGTACTATACTTAATAAGTTGGATTCCCCAAAAAGGACAAGctatttgggacggagggagtatataggAGTGCCTTTATTGGTAACATAATGTCACTCTATGCAACCactctaaaaatagacttgtGGTTGAAatgtcgaatgtcataaaaTATGATACCTGACCGAACACAAATTGGTCTTAGGAGAGATGTGGAAAAGTGTAACACCCCTGAAAACCTAATCAATATTTCAGTAGaatcaaaattactttaacATGATATTTTAATCGAGGTAAAGACAaggtttaaaagaaaaaaaggatagGAAGTGGACGTGGTTGTGTGCATGAATTCTTGAGGGATAAGTATTGTGTGTGCATGTTAGATGGAAGATAAATTAAATAGCTTAATGAATGGACTTGTGTCCACCCTAGAGTTCATCTTGGTGTCATCAAGTTttgtaaaaagaagaagaacacaaTTGAAGTTGTGGTCTTATAAAAACAGAGAAGTCGAATAAGAGAATATATACGATTGGGATGAGATTTGAGGATGGTCTTGAAGCATGCATGTTTAACGGTGGTGATCTTAATTAAGGTATCGGGTAGTATGCAATACATTCCTagctaaatctctttgcaaagagtattcttttgattctctcatatttgtaGTACTCATTTGATCTCTAAGCTTATTGATTCGATTATTTTGtattgtgacatagaaaatatatatttggcTGAAAGTTATGGAACAGATAGGTAAATGAGCAAGCCTACTGGATCAGAGAAGTATGAGAAACGTATGATTGAATGCCTTACAGGGAGTCTAGAGAAATTATGGGGCCCAAGTGGCCTATATAGATTAATTTTGATCTGGATGGTGCGTGGCATGTTACCGAAATGAGCCCGGGTGCTAGGCTACATATGAAATGTTATTCAAAATTATCCAATTTGATTTGTTATCCTCCtttattgagcatattcttATTGCTAGCCATGTTTATTGTCCTTGTATTGCATGTACTACACAGCCCCTTCTATATTTTTCAGGCGCAGAGCAAGTTAGTTTtagaaattatttgaaaaatctatatgattttggaggtttttaggCACATCATGTATATTTATCTTGAAGACTTGAAATTATTGTAGACATATTTATTTTGAGGCAATataaaaattcgggtcgtcatAAAAAGTGATCCGACGAAATTTCACTGATCCATAATAGATTTGACCAtcggcaagttttggttatcttcCTCATTAAATGACCGGAGATACCGCCCATATTCATGTACTAGTTAGATCAGAGATGGAGCCAGAAATTTCATTACACAGGGGCGACCATATATGCGAGCTAAAAATTTCTTACATATTttcataggaattttttttcttataatagtagagttattttttttccttgcaggGTGACCGTCTCTACTGGCCCCTCCCTACCTTCATCCTTTAGTCAGATAGTACTATTCAATTGATGTGGGATTAGGTTTGAAAAGGAGTATTCACGTGGATGGTAATAGCAGATGCATATCACAAGGATTACAATTGAACGACTTGCAATTTTGGCTCAACAGAGcatcaatcaaatcaacgatgaaaGAGTCTTCCAGAAccttttcaaaccaagctttgttacgaaaataaacaaaacatcTAACCCAAATGCGATCGATTGACGAAAATGAAAGGAAGACCATCCAACATCAAATACTAGTTTTAGTTGTGTCATTTAGCTAAGCGGGACAAGCTATTATCAACATGTCCGTACGTGCACGGCTCTgcaaacacacacatatgtatgtTTGGCTTATAACTGTTACGCATGCATGCATGTTGAAAGGAATATGTATTTTGTGAACAATCCTTAGAAAATTAGAAAGTAAGATGTCGTACCTTAAACCATTGTAACTCACGTTGCATTTGCAAAGCTGCACCAGGAACAAGATCGAGTTTTATTCGGGGTGCCAATCTTCCGGCTAAGTGCAACATAGTGTCTCGAATAGTGTCCTCATGATTCTCTTGAGCCAACAAGAAATTTTTGTCTTGAACCAACATGAGATATCGTTTATAATCACCCATTTGATATAAGAGGTTGAACACATTTTCATGGCGTTCTATAACTGCTCGTTGAAATATGGTACGATTGTCATTGTCCCTCATCCAAATTAACTTGGGATATGAATCCACGATCTCTTCTATAACCTCGTGAATCCCTAACCTTGTTGCACTAATAAGTGCATCTTCGGCAAATGACTTGAAATGCATTGAGTTACGTAAAGATCTAATCTTCTCGCATACACATTTGAGTAGTGTAAGTGCTTCATGATGCATTTGTTTTTGCTCTCGGATGTGTTTGATGAGAGGCACTGCAATTGAGAAAAGCCTTAGATATGTTCATTCTCAAATGAGTCATAGTTtagacacaaaaaaagaagaaggattaaTTGATCAATAGTTGTGTTTTAAATTAACTTGCACTAGTACTtgctcattacccaaaaattcAAACACTTTCCAGAGCATGGTTTGCAATTTTTGGCATCCTGTACATCCCAAAGCTAAATcgattaattgaaataaacacaTAAAGAGGATGCTAATGCTGAAGACATCTGAATAACATGGAAATATAAATTGAATATCTAACagattaagaaaaaaatgtaaCACTTGACTCATATTAGCCTTTTAtttgcggttttttttttttacttgcgGTAATAAATCCATCGGTAAAGGGTGctattacttcttttttttggtatataCAGAGTAAAGGGTGCTATTATTGGCGGTAATGACAAACCACCGCGAAAGGTAATTATTAATGGCAGGAGTAGAACCGCCGGTATTAGTGACTATTAATGGCGGCAACGTGAAGCCACTGATAAAAGTAAGCGAAAAACCATTGGTAATAATATCGTTGTATAATAGAAATTTATTATTTTCGCAATAAACGTAGAATTTTATGTAGTTGAGTGGTTAAGTAATTGGGTACTATTCAAAGGGTTGCGGCTTCAAATCTCATATAACTTTTTTCTCGAAAAAATCTTTAGCGGCTGTTTGTAAGACTGCCATTAATATATAGTGTGGAACTTTTACCGGTGGTCATTTACCTTTGTTTTTAGTGTCCCAACTCTTGCTTTGGCAGCGGTATAAATTCTGCCATTATTACTACCGGGAATACTTTTAATTTCTGGCGGTTTCGGAACTATTAATAGCAGTTATTTAATACCGCTAAAGCCAAAATCTAGCGTATATATATAGGTGATCTTGGAATCCAACCAACCATGTAAACTACTACATATTACTCAGGTTTAAATATTTTGAGGTCTATTGGTAGGTTTTAACAAGTTACTAGGTAAGTGGTCTACATGAGGCGTTAATGTACAACAGGATGAAGTACTAGAAGTAAGTATCCATTTTGTGTTTTGTGTATATGTAAAATCTGACTTGTTTTACTCAATAAATGGCACAAGATTTATCTGAATATTGTTGCATTTCATTTGGTATAAAACAGAATTAATGGTAGCTagcttttaaaataattaaatagaAGGATATGTAAATGACAACTGAAAATGGAGAAGTCCTTCAAAATTAGTTCAGCACAAATACCCCAATTGAGCTTGTGCACAATCACTTGAGATCTTCTGTTAGCAACAACTGGATTGTCAAGGTCGCCTCTAGCTCTGCTCATGGGATCTTCGATGGGGACGAACGTCTGCAATTTCACAGGAACACCTTCGAAGGGATCAAAAGCATATGTAAATGAATGTAAGCTATTATTAGATAGTATAAGATTGCACTTGATAACTTGGTTTCAACGTCaattcattttcatttattttggtttCATCGTCAAATGAGATgcaaacaaattcaaaattttaaaaaataaaaatatgagttGAGATTACTAGAAACTTACAACAATAGATAACGCGTTGCCAAAATTTCAGGCGACTACCACTTGGGAATGCGGATGCCTTTCTAGCTATCTCTCCCAAAGCACACATATTGTCATATTTTAATGTAGCTACTTGGGGATAGCGTTGCACCAGCTGGAGGGCTACATCTGTTTGTCacaggggtgagcaaaataatcGTCAAACCGTGAATCCAATCCAGTTAAACTATTACAAATCGTCTGGTTTGTTTCGGGTTTTTAGTGATGTGGTTTGGTCCTGGTTTTAAATTAAAATCTAGAGATCGTTTTAAATAGTTTGGTCTATGCATTTACGTTAACGGTTTTGGTTCTAAACCGATTCGGACCGTATAACACACACGTATACATTAATTAGAATTAATTTTCTAATCTAATTCTCCATTCCACAACCCTATTCTTGTACTTCCAAGATTAATTCTCTCAACTTCTATATGTGATTACCTATTTCTACAATTTCAATACACTAAACATACACAGCTTGGATTTAGTCAATTGATTTCTCAATCTTTTCGCTCGGTGACTAATTTTCTAATCTAATATTCTATTCCTTGGCTCTATTCCTTCACTAATTACTTGTATAGACTCTTGTTTAATTGGTTGATGTTAACAAGTTTTGGTGATTTTAATTAATATAACTAGCTAGTTTTAATATAAGGTTTAGTATgctattttaagtactttaaattatttttgggaTGATATCACAATTTCAAGCAAACCGTagttcaaaaccaaaacaaaacctcCTTTTAacggtttggattgatttggttttatgaattttatgggttggtttggttttccaaaTTCTTAATCCAtagtagaggtgtcaaatgggccgtgccgtgCTAGCACGGCCCATTTAACTCTGtgctaaccgtgcttcgtgtcgtaccgtgccggcccgtttacagTATTTACTCAaatcgtgtcatgccgtgccgtgccgtttgtcaatcgCATCGTGCCATGCTGGCCCgatacttaaatcgtgtcgtgtcgtgccgtgccatttgccaatcgtgtcgtgccatgccggcTCGTTTTCTTAAATCATATTGTGTCATGCCAGCCTGTTtgccaatcgtgtcgtgtcgtgccgtgccagcccattttcttaaattgtGTCATGCCGTGCTGTTTTCAATCATGTCaagccgtgccggcccgtttacttaatcgtgttGGATCGGACCCTGCCATTTTAAGTCGTGTCATGCCGGCACACCACCAACCAATTTCCATCCAAACCATGCTTAAAGTAAGACATatcaaaaatgaaatgatacGAAAGATGTTTCGTAGGTGCCATTGAACCTACTTTGATTAAAGTATCATAAGACCATGGTTAATAAAAGTATCATTAAAAAGTGAGACCATGGCCGTGTATGATAGCACACTTCGAAATATGGCCAATGGTCTTGGTCATATTAACCATTTTAATGCCATGAACCAATTTGTCAATAGCACCAGTTGGAAATATGGCACACTTTTACTTCTGATTTGTGGTTAAAGGGTGTTTACCATGGTCATATTAACCATTTTAATGTCATGAACGCATTGAATGGTATCGATCGTCGTGATTGTGTTACGATTTTGTGGCTATTGCTTGATGGGGCctcgtttttatataatagagctacatattatatactaatttttcaaatctataacataagttaattggtggtatagtggtttgtttgtgtatgaAAGAATCTAGGGACTTGGGTTCAAGTGCTCAGCCAACTcctttttgctttcttttgacttttttcttattttgtttttttctcccttatttctactatgtatttttttcttttctttttttgagacTTTTTTTCATATTTCTCGTCagatttggggtaaataatataCGAGTATATAACTCTTGtacattttcttttgtattaaattactcttgcaccataaatattttgataagttttttaattttaattgttttcttgtaATGTTGAATTTAGAAGTTAAAGGTCCAAAGCTtattcactaacaaaaacaaaacaaatattttttaatgaataaaaattgataattttttaaaggtaaacaaatgattttttaaaaacatgatttttttcagaaattgtttttttttaaattaaatatcttagcTGTTTTacctttaattttttaaaggtaaacaaatattttttaccgaatagaaattgtttactttttttaaaataaaaaagtcatttggcttatttaaattttttttttgtttttccatgcCTCGTGCCATGCCCTTTCGTGCCCATGCCCATACTCGTGCTCATGcctggctagaaccgtgtcgtgctgtgccgttcctgtccactttcgtgcccgtgcccgtgtcggGCCGTGCCAAGCtaacttccgtgccgtgcctgtGCTGTGCTGCTCACTCCCGTATCCGTGTCGTATCGCGCCGTACCAAGCCAAGACTGTGCCTGTGACGTGCCGTGCCagcacggcccatttgacacatCTAATCCGTAGTTAGTGGTTTGGTTCTTAGTTAATTtactacaaaaccaaaccaattcgATTCATGCTCACCCCTAGTTGTCACAGACAAATAGTGAAAATAAAGCACAATACTAGCTAGTATTTTCATTTATATTCAGAGCTAGAATATTTGCAAGTACTTGTCATTCTCATGATATTTTATTTACCTTGGGAAATCGACTTACCATAGAATCCGGAGGAGATTGCGTAAATGACAAGCCGAACAACATTTTCATTTGAGAAGGGCATAGACACATGATCATCCCTGGTAACTTCCAATAAGAACAAAAGGGTGTCTTTGCAAGCATACATAGCAGCGCAATGGAGGGGTAATAGGTTATCCTGGCCGCAGATGTAGAGTAATTCAGgatttttttgcaccaacacGATAGAGGCCCTCGTATTGCCCACATTAGCAGCCGCATGAAGGGCGGTGTTACCAATACCGTCAGGCCGTCTCAAGGCCTCCACTGGCATCAACTCCACCAGCTTCTCCACAAAATGGATTGCACTTTCTCCAGTCCCAACTGCTATGTGGAGCACTGTCTCGGAAAAGTCGGTGATTGGGGCT
It encodes:
- the LOC131327792 gene encoding uncharacterized protein LOC131327792, with translation MPVEALRRPDGIGNTALHAAANVGNTRASIVLVQKNPELLYICGQDNLLPLHCAAMYACKDTLLFLLEVTRDDHVSMPFSNENVVRLVIYAISSGFYGKSISQDVALQLVQRYPQVATLKYDNMCALGEIARKASAFPSGSRLKFWQRVIYCCVPVKLQTFVPIEDPMSRARGDLDNPVVANRRSQVIVHKLNWVPLIKHIREQKQMHHEALTLLKCVCEKIRSLRNSMHFKSFAEDALISATRLGIHEVIEEIVDSYPKLIWMRDNDNRTIFQRAVIERHENVFNLLYQMGDYKRYLMLVQDKNFLLAQENHEDTIRDTMLHLAGRLAPRIKLDLVPGAALQMQRELQWFKEVEKQVLPMYKEWENNSGETPAMVFTTAHEKLVEEGQKWMKDTANSCTIVAALIVTVVFAAAITVPGGNDNTGLPIFSKKTAFIAFAISDAISLFTSTTSLLMFLSILTSRCAESDFLYVLPKRLIIGLSTLFLSITTMMVAFSATLYLSFGQDKLWILIPVAVLASLPITSFVSLQFPLLVDLISATYGSGIFGKQSDRPFY